In Arenicella xantha, the genomic window CGGCAATCACATTCGCTACGACTTGCGCTGCTCGGTCAATTCCTTCCAAACAACTTGAGTCTAAAGAAACCTTAACTGCCTCGCGGTTAACTAAGCGTAAATCGGCTAGTGTTAGCTCACCGGGTGTAATACATAAAGTTTTCATTACTGGTAGCTCCGCGGCTAGTTTGATTGATCAAGCATGGGTAAATCTAAGCCCTGTTCATGGGCACAGTCGACCGCTATCTGGTAGCCAGCATCCGCATGGCGCATCACTCCGGTACCAGGATCATTGCGCAGCACACGCGCCACGCGCTGACCAGCTTCTGCGGTTCCATCACACACCACGACCATGCCCGAATGTTGACTAAAGCCCATGCCAACACCGCCGCCGTGATGCAAGCTAACCCATGTTGCGCCACCAGCGGTATTCAACATGGCGTTGAGTAGCGGCCAATCTGATACCGCATCGGAACCATCCAACATTGCTTCAGTCTCACGATTCGGTGAGGCTACCGATCCACTATCAAGGTGGTCACGACCAATCACGATCGGCGCAGATAGTTCACCGCTTGCCACCATGTCATTAAAGGCCGCCCCAAGGCGTGCTCGATCTTTCAGTCCGACCCAACAAATCCGTGCCGGTAAACCTTGAAATTGAATGCGTTCGCGAGCCATATCCAACCAATTGTGCAAATGCGGGTCATCTGGAATCAGTTCTTTTATTTTGGCATCAGTTTTATAAATATCTTGCGGATCACCACTCAAAGCAACCCATCGAAACGGGCCAATTCCTTGGCAAAACAATGGCCGAATGTAAGCTGGTACAAACCCCGGAAAATCGAACGCATTCTCCACCCCCTCCTCCAAAGCCATCTGCCGAATATTATTGCCATAATCAAGGGTCGCCGCACCGCGCGCTTGCAGCTCCAGCATGGCTTTCACTTGAATTGCCATCGACGCTTTAGCCGCCGCAACTACCGCCGCTTCGTCGCGCTTGCGTGCATCGGCAGCCTGTTGCATTGACCAGCCTTTAGGTAAATATCCGTTCAAGGGGTCATGCGCACTGGTTTGATCGGTCACCACATCGGGAACAACGCCACGCGCAACCAGCTCCGGAAAAATATCCGCAGCATTACCAAGTAAGCCAATTGAAACCGCTTCACCATTCGACTTAGCGGCGTCTATCATGGCGAGCGCTTCGTCCAATGAGGTGGCCTTTTTATCGAGATATCGCGTCTTCAAGCGAAAATCAATGCGACTTTCGTCAACTTCGACGTCGATCATAGAGAATCCCGCCATGGTCGCAGCCAATGGTTGTGCGCCGCCCATACCTCCGAGGCCGGCAGTGAGCACCCAACGACCGCTGGCATCGCCGGCAAAATGTTGTTTAGCAACGCTCACAAAGGTCTCATAGGTACCCTGCACGATGCCCTGTGACCCAATATAGATCCAAGAACCAGCCGTCATCTGCCCATACATCATCAGACCTTGCTTATCTAGTTCATTAAAGTGCTCCCAGTTGGCCCAATGCGGTACCAAATTAGAGTTAGCAATAATCACGCGTGGCGCATTTTCGTGAGTTTCGAAGACGCCAACGGGCTTACCGCTTTGCACTAACAAGGTCTCGTTGCTCTCAAGGCGCTTCAATACTTCGACAATTTTGTCGTAACACGCCCAATTACGAGCCGCTCGACCGATGCCACCGTACACCACTAAATCTTGCGGATGTTCGGCCACTTCGGCATCTAAATTATTCATTAGCATCCGCAGAGGCGCTTCAGTTAACCATGATTTTGCGCTCAAAGTGGTGCCAGTAGCGGCTTTGATCGAGCGCTTTATATCGTGTCGGTTTAGATTGATTGAGTTCATCATTGGTCTCCAGTTGTTACCTGTTAGCACGCGGCTCAGATAGATCAATTCGGCATTAGTTCAAACTAGGCCGAGTTCAGATTAGGAAAAATTCAGGTGTCCACCTAGGCGATAACGTTCACCAGGATGGATAAGATGGGCGAAGCTGACGATCCCACGCTTAGAATAAGTACGTCTAGTTACCTTCAAACAAGGCGCCTGCGCTTCAATTTGCAATAAATCAGCTAACGAATATGCCGTCACATTGCTCGGTAGGATCGCTTCCACAATATGATCGGCTTCAGTCAACGGCGCGACCTGAGAGAGATATTCATTCGGCGTAGTTGCTGAAAAATCCTGCAAGAGATACTCGGGCACCAATCTAGGACTCACCAAGCGATCTTCAAATTGAATCGCTTGAGCATTCTCGAAATAGACCAACACGCTGCGAAATAACGGGCTTGCTTCTTTCACGCCCATCCAGTGCGCTTGATCGGCATTTGCTTCGGTCTCAACCATGGCAACCACCTGGACGGTGCAAACATGCCCGCGCTGCCGAATTTCCTCAGCAATATTACGAATCTCCACCATCGAACTCATCGGTCGATGGTCAGCGACAAACGTACCTAGCCCCTGGCTACGAAACAAAAAGCCAGCCTCCGACAGCTCATCCAAAGCGCGCCGCGCTGTCATTCGACTCACCGAAAAGGTCTCAGACAGTTTGTTTTCAGACGCCACT contains:
- the hutC gene encoding histidine utilization repressor, with the translated sequence MSEPRYAAIKQHLLDQIERGILMPGHKVASENKLSETFSVSRMTARRALDELSEAGFLFRSQGLGTFVADHRPMSSMVEIRNIAEEIRQRGHVCTVQVVAMVETEANADQAHWMGVKEASPLFRSVLVYFENAQAIQFEDRLVSPRLVPEYLLQDFSATTPNEYLSQVAPLTEADHIVEAILPSNVTAYSLADLLQIEAQAPCLKVTRRTYSKRGIVSFAHLIHPGERYRLGGHLNFS
- the hutU gene encoding urocanate hydratase, translating into MNSINLNRHDIKRSIKAATGTTLSAKSWLTEAPLRMLMNNLDAEVAEHPQDLVVYGGIGRAARNWACYDKIVEVLKRLESNETLLVQSGKPVGVFETHENAPRVIIANSNLVPHWANWEHFNELDKQGLMMYGQMTAGSWIYIGSQGIVQGTYETFVSVAKQHFAGDASGRWVLTAGLGGMGGAQPLAATMAGFSMIDVEVDESRIDFRLKTRYLDKKATSLDEALAMIDAAKSNGEAVSIGLLGNAADIFPELVARGVVPDVVTDQTSAHDPLNGYLPKGWSMQQAADARKRDEAAVVAAAKASMAIQVKAMLELQARGAATLDYGNNIRQMALEEGVENAFDFPGFVPAYIRPLFCQGIGPFRWVALSGDPQDIYKTDAKIKELIPDDPHLHNWLDMARERIQFQGLPARICWVGLKDRARLGAAFNDMVASGELSAPIVIGRDHLDSGSVASPNRETEAMLDGSDAVSDWPLLNAMLNTAGGATWVSLHHGGGVGMGFSQHSGMVVVCDGTAEAGQRVARVLRNDPGTGVMRHADAGYQIAVDCAHEQGLDLPMLDQSN